Genomic DNA from Niallia circulans:
CTCTAGCTTTTTGTTACTTGTTTTTGTTTCTATAACGAAGTTATAAAAACGATTATTGTTGACGTTTGTTTGTTCAGTTTTCAAAGAGCAATATTTAGTTGCTATCAGAAGCAACTTTTACATATTAACATATTCTCATATGCAAGTCAACAATTTTTTTATGGTGTTTTTACCAAGTTATAACTCTTTTGCTGACTTGTATGAGTATATCAGGTTGTTCAATAGAGTGCAATACTTATTTCAGAAAAAAAGAAGATTTTATATATTAACTAAACTGAAGCACCTCTTCGATATATAGATGCCTGTTCTTTTCCAAATCCATAATAGCTTGATCCTCTAAAATTTTCACAAGTGGTCGTGTAGCAGATCTTCCTTCTACAAATACAACCTCTGCTCTATGCCCATTAGAAAGTCTTATAGTGCTTCCTATTGTATATTGAATAATACTATTACTTAAAGCCTGTAGAACTACATGATCAAATTTTCCGAAATAATCCTGCTGGAGCTTCTCCAACACTTTAAAAGGAGACTGCTTGCTTCTGTACAGCCTTTGGGAAGTCATCGCATGGAAAGTATCTGATACAGCAATAATCTTTGCATATGGATGTATCTTATTATCTGCATTTCCTAACGGATATCCGCTTCCATCAAGTCTTTCATGGTGCTGGAGAATAGCAAGTCTTGTTTCTTTCTTAAGAAGAGAATGCTCTGGCAGCATTTTTAAACTGTAGCTCGTATGTCTTTTTACTTCAGAAAATTCTTCTTCTGTGAGAGGTTCTTCTTTTGTAAGTAAACCATGAGGAATTTTTGACATACCTGCATCACTCAAACAGCCAGCCATTGCTATTTGAATAGTTTCACCTTT
This window encodes:
- a CDS encoding HD-GYP domain-containing protein, with translation MNINVDRLIAGCILTEDVFSMTNRPIITSKTVLTDEHINLLKVFQVKKVEIENTQIDGNLLSELTEANQFIEDDKESFFDKFLYGVSQYKKEFRSWQSGVPLSIPAVRAILLPLLEDLEQYSKEVFSLYHLSNKQEYIYQHSVAVGVISALIAHKMGYNKGETIQIAMAGCLSDAGMSKIPHGLLTKEEPLTEEEFSEVKRHTSYSLKMLPEHSLLKKETRLAILQHHERLDGSGYPLGNADNKIHPYAKIIAVSDTFHAMTSQRLYRSKQSPFKVLEKLQQDYFGKFDHVVLQALSNSIIQYTIGSTIRLSNGHRAEVVFVEGRSATRPLVKILEDQAIMDLEKNRHLYIEEVLQFS